The genomic stretch GGGACCCCCTCGGGCGTCGGGTTCAAGCGAAAGCCGCCGGTCTTCCTGAAGGATGGGGACGTCGTGACCGTCGAGATCGAAATGGTCGGGAGGCTCACCAATCCCGTCCGTCGTTTGAACGGCGCGGCCGGTTATTGACAGGGATACGACAGGGATAGCCGATACTCAGGATACCTCAAAATACCACCTCATCCTTACGTATGGCGGCGACGCCGATGCAGGTGTCGGCGGCGCCGTAGTATACGAAATAGGCATCATCAGCCTCGGCTGCGCCGCAGCTGAACACCACATTGGGGACGAGCCCGTTGATCTCCCAATCGAGCTCGGGCTCGAGGATTGGCTCGGGGTGCCGCGCCAGCACCCTTGTCGGGTCTTTCAGGTCCAGAAGGGCGGCGCCAAGGCGGTAGATGCGTTTCTCGTTGACGCCGTGGTATATGAGAAGCCATCCCCCGGGCGTCCTGATGGGGGGCCCGGCCGCCCCTATCTTGTATGAGTCCCAGCTGCCGGGAATCACGTCCATGATCTTTTGATGGTCGGCCCAGGTTTTGAGGTCATCCGAAAAGGCGATCCATATTCCCGGCGGCCGCCTGTGGAGCATGGCGTAGCGTCCCCGGATCCTCTCCGGGAAGAGCGCGGCGTCTTTATTTGGTTCGTCGAGGATGACCCCGTGCCTGGTCCACGCCCATGGGAAGGCGCCGGCGCCGGAGTTCTCGGGTCCGAGCCTCTTTGTGGATGCCATGGAGACGCGCACATCATCGAGGCTGCGGCCGCCGAAGGCCGTGTAGAGCATGTAATAGGTGCCCTCGAGCTTCGTGATCCTCGGGTCCTCGACGCCCCAGTCTTCCTGCGGCCCAAGGCCGGTGTAGATCGGCCTTTCAAACCTGGTGAAGTGAATTCCGTCCTCGCTTACAGCGTAACCGATGCTGGATATGAATCTCACGGTGAAGTCCCCGAAGGGACGATCGGTTGCACGATAGAAGAGGTGAAACAGGCCGCCTTCGTAAATGGCGGCGCAATTGAAGACCGCCGCCATCTCCCAGTCATGATCGGCGATGGGGGACAGGATGGGTTTAGCAGAAAGCCTCTCGAGCCTCACGGTTTATCTATGATTCTCCTCTCCTGTAATCCTTTCTGTAGTCCTTTCAATCACGTAGCCCTTTCAACCACAAGGATAGCAAAACCTCTCCCCGTGTCAATCGTTTATAAATAGCCAGAACCCGCAGCAACCTGGGCCGCGTGCCATATATTAGATCAGGCGGATAAATAAGTGCTGGCCTCAATTCAATAATAACCTTCAACTGTTGATATACCGTTTAAGTATCGATTAAATCCGCCTGCAATGGTGGCTGCCCCTAAAGGGATTGCCACCGCCAGATAGAAATCGAGGTGCATGCCGATGGTGATACGGGTTTGGGGTTATTACGGCGCGGAATCAATGCCATCTCTGCAGCGATTTTACCGTCATATGACGGGTATATCGGGCTGGTGGTTTCGCTTCACCACGGGGGGCGATGTCCTCGGCACCCCGGATATGGAGGCATATGAATTTGCGCGGTCCAGGGGGCTCAGGGTCATGGGGACCTTTCACAATTTCCTCGAGGGGAGGTTCATCCGGGAGATAGCACATGCCATACTCACGGACCCCGCAGCGAAGAGGAGGGCCATCGATAGTGCGATAGCAGCAGCCCGGCAGTTCAAATTAGACGGGATTCACATAGACCTCGAAAACGTCGATCCCAATGATCGCCAGGCGCTGACCAGTTTTATGCGGGAACTCTACATGACATCAGGTCCATACAGGATACTGGTCACCCAGGCCGTCCCTGGGAAGACTGAAGAGGATCCCAGGCACCCCTGGTCCGGCGGATTCGACTACGCGGTCCTCTCGCGTTATACGGACTGGCTTGTGATCCTGGCATATGAGGAGCACTCGTTCACAGGGCCTCCTGGCCCATTAGCATCCTACAACTGGTACAGGACGGTAATGAATTTCGCGCTTTCGCAGGTGCCGCTCAGGAAGCTGTTCATGGCTATAGGGGTCTATGGCTACGACTGGCCGCTTGCCCCCATCGAGCCAGCAGCGACTGTGACGTTCGAGGATGTCATGAGGATATCGGAAACCTACAACGCCCCGCTGGTAGTCGATCCCGTCTCGCGCGAGTGCACGCTGGTCTACCTCGCCCCCGGTGCCGACTCGGGGAGGTGGCACGTGGTCTGGTACCAATGCTTCGAATCCGTCGAGTGGAAGCTCGCGCTGGTGCGCGAGCATAGTATCCCGGGCGTCGCCATCTGGGAGCTCGGCCAGGAGGACCCGCGGATCTGGACGCTCATCCCACCCCGGGGGGCTTAACCTGGAGGGCCCAGCCCACCTGGAGGGCTTAGTCCGCGAAGAGGCTGAGCTGCGTCCCTGACGCGCCACCGTCCCTATTCCCCCTGTTCTTCCTGTTCCCCCTGGGCCCCACCAGGCGAACCTCCCGCTGGATGTAGTCCGGGGGGATCTCACTGAGGAAGCGGGAAGGGGGGGCCTGCCCGCTCGTCCCAGGCCGGGCCCGCTTTCGTGCCGACAGGAGGATGAGCTCGTCCACGGCGCGCGTCATCCCGACATAGAATAGCCGTCTTTCCTCCGAGACGTCTTCCAAGACGTCCAGGTCGCCTGGTGCATCATCGCCCGGTGCATCGCGCCGGCCCGTGCCAGGGCCGTTCTTTACATTGGTCTCGTCAGTATAGGAGGCCGAAGCCTCGGCGGAGCCCCTGAAGGGCAGTATCCCCTCCTCGACTCCGGCGATGAACACCACCGGGAATTCGAGCCCCTTGGCCGCGTGAAGAGTCATCAAGGTCACGGCCTCGGGCACGGTCATCATATTCACAATATTCACGTTGCCCCCGGGCCTTTCATGATCAGCCTCTCGGGCGAGGTTGATCCCGGATATGAAAGACTCCAGGCTCTCGAAGCGGGAAGCGACTCTCATGAGTCGTTTCAAGGCTTCGCTCACCCGGGCTCCGGCTCCATCTTGGACGCCTTCCTCTCGTCCTTCTTCCTCCGCAATCCACCGCTCCAGCACCTGACCAGGCGGCTCGGACATGCTGAGGCTTCTATACGCCTCGAGCCGCTCCTGAAGCCGGGCCCTGAGTTCCCCTGGGTCTCCCCCGCCTTTCATACCCGTCTTCCTACCTGAGGCGAGGGCTGCAAGACAGCGTGAGAGGTGGAATTCGTCCCCGGGGTTCACAATGCATTTCAGAAAGGCCAGGGCTGCGCGAACGCCTCTATCCTCGAGGAAGCTCTCGCGCCCCACGATGCGATATGGGATGCCCTCCTTCAGGAAGCATTCCTCCAGGACCTCGCCCTGGCGCCCCGTGCGGAAGAGGACGGCGATATCCGAGAAACTCCTGCTCACATCGCCCGCGCCCGCACCTGGTCCCGCATTGCCCGAATCTGGAAGCCCGGCAGCCAGCCTCTCTGGCCCGGCTTCGTCCCGGAATTCGCCCCGGGCTTCGCCCTGCCGGCCACCGCCCTGGCCGTGGGCCTGGAGCATGGTCGCGCCCCCGACCATACGCCCTATCTCCCTTACAATTGCAATCCCCTCGGCGATCTCCCCCGGGACTTCGATGTGGCGTATCCTGGGACCGTCGCCTCTGGCGGATTCGAGCTCGAACCCTGCGCAATCCCGGTTATGGGCTATGACCGCCGAGGCGGCCCGGAGGATCTGGGATGTCGAACGGTAGTTCACTCTGAGCCTGTAAACGCTGGAACCGGGGAAATCCTCCTTGAGCCTGTCGAAAAACCTGTGATCTGACCCTCGGAACCCGTAGATCGCCTGGTCCGGGTCTCCGATTACGAAGAGCCGGGTGCCGTCGCCCGCCCAGAGCTTCACGAGTTCATATTGAATGGGGTTTACATCCTGGAATTCGTCGACCAGGAGGTGTGTGAAGCGGTCGAGCCACCCCTCCGGCAGGCTGGCTCCCGCCAGGCCGGTCTCCCGCCCGCCTTGCCGCAGCAGGCGCACGGCCTCGAGGAGTATGTCGTCATAATCGAGGGCCATGTATCGGGCCAGCCTTTCCTGGTAAGCCTGATAGACTTGGGATATCTCCCCGCCCGGGGCGAGGGCCGCAGCATCGGATGGCCCGATGCCCCGGCCCTTCAGGAGCGAGATATATCTCTGAGCCTCCCTCGCGTTGATGCGCCTCCCGGTCCCGTACTCCCTCAGGGTCTCCTCGATGACTGCCCGGGAATCGAATTCATCGAGGATAACCAGGGGTCCGGTGCGGCCCGTTGAAGCCTTGAGCATGTCCAGGCAGATACTGTGAAATGTCCCTATGGTAATAGCTTCCAGACCGTCCATGCTATTGCCCGGGCCGACGCCATCAATTCTGTGGCCGTTATTAATATTAATACTGTTGACGATGTCCCTGACACGCGTCCGCATCTCGCCGGCGGCCTTATTGGTGAATGTGACGGCCGTGATCTGCCCGGGGTCCACGCCGCGTTCCTTGATCAGATAGACAATGCGGTGGGCAAGGGTGCGGGTCTTGCCGGTGCCTGGGCCGGCGATCACAATGATGGGGCCGGATCCTGCCGTGACTACCTCGCGCTGGTCACGGTTGAGCCCGGCAGCCGCACCCACCAAGGCTTCGTGGGAAGGGGCGGGTGCCGTGGTCGGGGCTGGTGCATGAGCCGCAATCCTGGCTGAAGCATCCAGGGTTGCGGCTGCATCGACTGCATCGGTTGCACCGGCCGTGGCGGGCGCATCGGCTATAGCACTTGCCCTGGTTGCAGCGATTGCAGGGGCCGCTGAAGCGGTAGTGGCGGCAGGCTCGGCAAGGAAGCCCGATTCAGCTAAAAACGAACCAGAAGGCGAGCTCGATGGCAGGAAACCGAACAGGCTGCCCTGCCCCTGCAGGCGCCGCCTATCCTCCTCGCGCATTATCACGATGCTGCCGTACTCGCCGTCGAACCCGGGCTTGATCTCGACCTCGCCCGCCCTGACCCTCCGGATCGCCTCGGCTACGGCCGGGCCGGCTATGGACCTTACATCCTCGATAGAGGACTCCCTCAGGACCGTAAGCTCGGGGCCGAGGGCTCGTATGAGCGCCAGGTATTGCTCGCGCACCTGCTTCGAGGACTCGCCGACGCCGATGGCCGAGGCGATAACCTGCCCGAGGGGCACCAGGCTCTCGAAGTGCCGCGCAGCCGGGGGGGGCGCCCCCTCGGGCCTGTCGGCGAGCTCCTCGACCCTGTGAAGGACCCCAACCGTGACCCCCCGGCCGCACGCGGGGCAGATCCCACCCGCCGCCCGGGTCTGGGATGGCTTCCACCGGACCCCGCACCCCCTGTGCCCATCATAGTGGTATTTCCCCTCCTCGGGGAAGAATTCCAGGGTCCCGATGAACCGCGCGGGATCGCGATCTCGGAGGGCCTCGCGTATGGCGTCGAAGGATAACCCGGTATCGAAGATATTCGCCTCGCGGGCGAGGTTGGCCGGGGAATGGGCATCAGAATTGGAAACCAGCGCGAAGCGGTCGAGCGCCGAGAAACGCCAGTTCATCGGCGGGTCCGATGAAAGGCCGGTCTCCACGGCATAGATGTGTCCGGTGAGGTCGTCGAAGCACTCCTCGATCGCGTCGAATCCCGAGTTCGCGCCGAAGAGCGAGAAATGGGGGGTCCAGATGTGAGCCGGTATGAATAGAGCCTCTGGGCACGCCTCCAGGGTCATCTCCAGGAGGATGCGGCTATCGAGCCCCAGGATCGGCCGCCCGTCTGAGTGTATATTGCCCACCTGTTCTAGGCGGCTGCTCAGCGCGTCTGCCGCCTCGAAACTTGGGAGGAGGATGAGGTGGTGAATCTTGCGGGTTCTCCCGGCCTTCTTATAGATGGTGCTGATCTCGCCGGCGAGGACGAA from Bacillota bacterium encodes the following:
- a CDS encoding glycosidase, whose product is MRLERLSAKPILSPIADHDWEMAAVFNCAAIYEGGLFHLFYRATDRPFGDFTVRFISSIGYAVSEDGIHFTRFERPIYTGLGPQEDWGVEDPRITKLEGTYYMLYTAFGGRSLDDVRVSMASTKRLGPENSGAGAFPWAWTRHGVILDEPNKDAALFPERIRGRYAMLHRRPPGIWIAFSDDLKTWADHQKIMDVIPGSWDSYKIGAAGPPIRTPGGWLLIYHGVNEKRIYRLGAALLDLKDPTRVLARHPEPILEPELDWEINGLVPNVVFSCGAAEADDAYFVYYGAADTCIGVAAIRKDEVVF
- a CDS encoding UvrD-helicase domain-containing protein, which encodes MRFIADLHIHSRYSRATSGDCTPEELHRWAAYKGLTLVGTGDFTHPGWREELRQKLEPAPDGYGTYKLKDEFLDAAGRRAADGIPWLGGAQVRFVLAGEISTIYKKAGRTRKIHHLILLPSFEAADALSSRLEQVGNIHSDGRPILGLDSRILLEMTLEACPEALFIPAHIWTPHFSLFGANSGFDAIEECFDDLTGHIYAVETGLSSDPPMNWRFSALDRFALVSNSDAHSPANLAREANIFDTGLSFDAIREALRDRDPARFIGTLEFFPEEGKYHYDGHRGCGVRWKPSQTRAAGGICPACGRGVTVGVLHRVEELADRPEGAPPPAARHFESLVPLGQVIASAIGVGESSKQVREQYLALIRALGPELTVLRESSIEDVRSIAGPAVAEAIRRVRAGEVEIKPGFDGEYGSIVIMREEDRRRLQGQGSLFGFLPSSSPSGSFLAESGFLAEPAATTASAAPAIAATRASAIADAPATAGATDAVDAAATLDASARIAAHAPAPTTAPAPSHEALVGAAAGLNRDQREVVTAGSGPIIVIAGPGTGKTRTLAHRIVYLIKERGVDPGQITAVTFTNKAAGEMRTRVRDIVNSININNGHRIDGVGPGNSMDGLEAITIGTFHSICLDMLKASTGRTGPLVILDEFDSRAVIEETLREYGTGRRINAREAQRYISLLKGRGIGPSDAAALAPGGEISQVYQAYQERLARYMALDYDDILLEAVRLLRQGGRETGLAGASLPEGWLDRFTHLLVDEFQDVNPIQYELVKLWAGDGTRLFVIGDPDQAIYGFRGSDHRFFDRLKEDFPGSSVYRLRVNYRSTSQILRAASAVIAHNRDCAGFELESARGDGPRIRHIEVPGEIAEGIAIVREIGRMVGGATMLQAHGQGGGRQGEARGEFRDEAGPERLAAGLPDSGNAGPGAGAGDVSRSFSDIAVLFRTGRQGEVLEECFLKEGIPYRIVGRESFLEDRGVRAALAFLKCIVNPGDEFHLSRCLAALASGRKTGMKGGGDPGELRARLQERLEAYRSLSMSEPPGQVLERWIAEEEGREEGVQDGAGARVSEALKRLMRVASRFESLESFISGINLAREADHERPGGNVNIVNMMTVPEAVTLMTLHAAKGLEFPVVFIAGVEEGILPFRGSAEASASYTDETNVKNGPGTGRRDAPGDDAPGDLDVLEDVSEERRLFYVGMTRAVDELILLSARKRARPGTSGQAPPSRFLSEIPPDYIQREVRLVGPRGNRKNRGNRDGGASGTQLSLFAD